Proteins co-encoded in one Astatotilapia calliptera chromosome 18, fAstCal1.2, whole genome shotgun sequence genomic window:
- the LOC113009991 gene encoding uncharacterized protein LOC113009991, with product MSAWSSKSSFSQLRCEVSEIYSCVFNQCICSLLQIEKEFLRITTKPLLSTFFAELDQYAPRLMEIFLTKGGTRGKKIRGLMLAISKHDNIHTRRACILKSLCIHLNEDYEKLIKEYLDTDSEAKSCMEQTVMGVYVIQKEGAEPEDDPEDVGVVIEGVEANTDLGNIAQACALLFGLIYRLNLSYPPELKCTFEVLQKILLNLDGQKLSSKVQFLKNKLMG from the exons ATGTCTGCATGGTCTTCTAAAAGCAGCTTTAGTCAGCTTAGATGTGAAGTGAGTGAAATATACAGTTGCGTTTTTAATCAATGTATTTGTTCTCTATTGCAGATTGAGAAGGAGTTTCTGCGAATCACCACAAAGCCTCTGCTATCTACTTTCTTTGCCGAGCTTGACCAATACGCGCCACGCTTAATGGAAATCTTTCTGACCAAAGGAGGGACACgtggaaagaaaataagaggTCTCATGCTTGCCATCTCCAAG caTGACAACATCCATACCAGACGAGCATGCATCTTGAAGTCTTTGTGCATCCACCTAAACGAAGACTATGAGAAGTTAATAAAGGAGTACTTG GATACGGACAGCGAGGCAAAAAGCTGCATGGAGCAAACTGTGATGGGGGTGTACGTCATCCAGAAGGAGGGTGCTGAACCTGAAGATGACCCAGAGGACGTTGGTGTCGTGATTGAGGGTGTGGAGGCTAACACTGATTTGGGTAACATTGCACAAGCATGTGCTCTGTTGTTTGGACTCATATACCGTTTGAACCTGAGCTACCCACCAGAACTTAAATGCACCTTTGAAGTCCTCCAGAAGATACTTTTAAATCTTGATGGACAAAAGCTGTCTTCAAAGGTacagtttctgaaaaacaaGCTTATGGGGTGA